Proteins encoded within one genomic window of Manis pentadactyla isolate mManPen7 chromosome 4, mManPen7.hap1, whole genome shotgun sequence:
- the LOC118931664 gene encoding olfactory receptor 5V1-like: protein MNNQTDVTEFIFLGFSNHPNLQGLFFLVFLVIYLTTLLGNMLIITATKISPALHTPMYYFLSNLSFLDICYTSTTIPALLINFFQKKKTISYEGCLSQIFFLVTCAGTECVLLAAMAYDRYVAICHPLQYPVLMSVNVCVSLVTGSWLCGLVNSVTHTVLATALSLCGPNQISHFLCDIPLLLELACSDTSLNESVLHVASATIGLSPCLFTAVSYILIISAILRIPSAQGRNKAFSTCASHLTVVVVFYGTANLNYDRPRGGYSLDMDILVSVLFCVVTPMLNPIIYSLRNKDIKRALRKLIHRKTSVAHLSQPVILSPPSTSIFRSLVLTNATAIFRFFVLTCTTTIFRSFVLTCVNTIFRSFVLTCVAAIFKSFVLSHTVFLFLSSSMSTPPPLPLLLPSPPSFPTGTGSSRPPVLEAMAKTPPSTDPPPFSPNLTPRPTPTIPRLYPPLPALLPSCPSLPVPTPPPSYVPTLPLAPSWSSPPVTRSKAQQLPQRKAQLVAKRL, encoded by the exons ATGAACAATCAAACAGATGTCACTGAATTCATCTTCTTGGGATTTTCCAACCACCCCAACCTACAGGGCTTGTTCTTCCTGGTCTTCCTAGTCATTTATCTGACAACTCTCCTAGGCAACATGCTTATAATAACAGCCACCAAGATCAGTCCAGCTCTCCACACTCCAATGTATTATTTCCTCAGCAACCTGAGTTTCTTGGACATCTGCTACACATCTACCACCATTCCAGCCTTGCTAATAAACttcttccagaagaagaagaccaTTTCATATGAAGGCTGCCTTTCCCAGATCTTTTTCCTCGTGACATGTGCTGGCACTGAATGTGTCCTATTGGCTGCTATGGCTTATGACCGCTATGTAGCCATTTGCCACCCTCTTCAATACCCAGTCCTCATGAGTGTGAATGTCTGCGTTTCTTTGGTGACTGGGTCCTGGCTGTGTGGGCTGGTGAATTCTGTGACACACACAGTGCTGGCAACTGCACTCAGTCTTTGTGGGCCCAACCAGATCAGCCACTTTCTCTGTGACATCCCATTGCTCCTAGAGCTCGCCTGCTCAGACACCTCTCTCAATGAGTCTGTGCTCCATGTGGCCAGTGCCACCATTGGCCTGAGCCCCTGCCTATTTACTGCAGTATCCTACATACTTATCATCTCTGCCATCCTTAGGATCCCCTCTGCTCAGGGCAGGAACAAAGCCTTCTCTACCTGTGCATCCCACCTCACTGTGGTGGTGGTCTTTTATGGAACAGCCAACCTCAACTATGACAGACCCAGGGGAGGCTACTCCCTGGACATGGACATCCTGgtctctgtgctcttctgtgttgtGACTCCCATGTTGAatcccatcatatacagcctGAGAAACAAAGACATCAAGAGAGCCTTGAGGAAACTG atccaccgGAAGACCTCGGTTGCCCACCTCTCTCAGCCCGTGATCCTCTCCCCCCCCTCCACCTCCATCTTTAGGTCCTTGGTCCTCACCAATGCTACCGCCATCTTTAGGTTCTTTGTCCTCACCTGCACCACCACCATCTTTAGGTCCTTTGTCCTCACCTGCGTCAACACCATCTTTAGGTCCTTTGTCCTCACATGTGTCGCcgccatctttaagtcctttgttcTCAGCCACACCGTCTTCCTGTTCCTCTCCTCTTCCATGTCCACGCCACcccctctccctcttcttctgcctTCACCTCCCTCTTTCCCCACTGGAACAGGCTCCTCCCGCCCTCCGGTTCTGGAAGCCATGGccaagactcctcccagcacagaccctcctcctttctctcccaaccTGACACCCCGCCCCACACCCACCATTCCCCGTTTGTATCCTCCTCTTCCAGCATTGCTGCCATCTTGTCCTTCACTTCCTGttcccaccccaccaccatctTATGTGCCTACGCTGCCCTTAGCACCCAGTTGGTCTAGCCCTCCAGTCACCAGATCCAAGGCCCAGCAGCTGCCCCAAAGAAAGGCCCAACTAGTAGCCAAGAGGTTGTAG